In one Streptomyces sp. NBC_01241 genomic region, the following are encoded:
- a CDS encoding glycoside hydrolase family 35 protein — MADFTVGDDHFRLDGKPVRLLSGALHYFRVHEAQWDHRLSMLRAMGLNCVETYVPWNLHEPRPGRFRDVAALGRFLDAAQRAGLWAIVRPGPYICAEWENGGLPAWVTGRFGRRVRTRDEEYLGAVERWFTALLPQVVQRQIGRGGPVIMVQAENEYGSYGTDQVYLRRVAGMLRERGVTVPLFTSDGPEDHMLTGGSVPGLLATANFGSGAREAFEVLRRHQPKGPLMCMEFWCGWFEHWGAEPVVHDPERATDSLREILECGASVNIYMAHGGTNFAGWAGANRSGPLQDGDFQPTVTSYDYDAPIDEYGRPTEKFRQFRKVLAEYADGPLPELPPEPVGLAAPVRAELTGWAPLTAVLEALGDEESAPSGVPPTFEELGVDRGLVRYQVAVPGPRRPYTLGVAGLRDRAVVYVDGVREGVLSEENSTLDEPVAGPAEVELWVESLGRVNYGPRLGEPKGITGGVQHERQFLHGVRARALRLEAFEEPDALAAVAFGSVEGAGRPGLFRGEFEAAGVAGTGHAGLELPGWTRGFVWVNGFCLGRYWSAGPQRTLYVPGPVLREGTNEVWVLELEDAGAPYAELGPGVPVRTGTPGEVQV; from the coding sequence ATGGCTGACTTCACCGTGGGGGACGACCACTTCCGGCTCGACGGGAAGCCCGTACGGCTGCTGTCGGGAGCCCTGCACTACTTCCGGGTCCACGAGGCGCAGTGGGACCACCGGCTGTCGATGCTGCGCGCCATGGGTCTCAACTGCGTCGAGACGTATGTTCCGTGGAATCTCCATGAGCCGCGGCCCGGCCGGTTCCGGGACGTGGCGGCGCTGGGCCGGTTCCTGGACGCGGCGCAGCGGGCCGGGCTGTGGGCGATCGTCCGCCCGGGCCCGTACATCTGTGCCGAATGGGAGAACGGTGGTCTGCCGGCCTGGGTGACGGGGCGGTTCGGACGGCGGGTGCGGACGCGTGACGAGGAGTACCTGGGTGCCGTGGAGCGGTGGTTCACGGCGCTGCTGCCGCAGGTGGTGCAGCGGCAGATCGGGCGCGGCGGCCCGGTGATCATGGTCCAGGCGGAGAACGAGTACGGGAGCTACGGCACCGATCAGGTCTATCTCCGGCGGGTGGCCGGGATGCTGCGGGAGCGCGGGGTGACCGTGCCGCTGTTCACCTCCGACGGGCCGGAGGACCACATGCTCACGGGCGGTTCCGTGCCGGGGCTGCTCGCCACGGCGAACTTCGGGTCGGGTGCGCGGGAGGCGTTCGAGGTGCTGCGCCGCCATCAGCCGAAGGGGCCGCTGATGTGCATGGAGTTCTGGTGCGGATGGTTCGAGCACTGGGGTGCCGAGCCGGTCGTGCACGATCCGGAGCGGGCCACCGACTCGCTGCGGGAGATCCTGGAGTGCGGGGCCTCGGTGAACATCTACATGGCGCACGGGGGCACGAACTTCGCCGGGTGGGCGGGGGCCAACCGGTCCGGTCCGCTGCAGGACGGGGACTTCCAGCCGACGGTGACGTCGTACGACTACGACGCGCCGATCGACGAGTACGGCCGCCCCACGGAGAAGTTCCGGCAGTTCCGCAAGGTGCTCGCCGAGTACGCGGACGGGCCGCTTCCGGAGCTTCCTCCCGAGCCCGTCGGTCTTGCCGCTCCGGTACGGGCGGAGCTGACGGGCTGGGCTCCGCTGACCGCCGTACTGGAGGCGCTGGGCGATGAGGAATCGGCGCCGTCCGGCGTTCCGCCGACCTTCGAGGAGCTGGGGGTCGACCGGGGCCTGGTGCGCTATCAGGTCGCGGTGCCGGGTCCGCGCCGCCCGTACACCCTGGGTGTGGCGGGGCTCCGGGACCGGGCCGTGGTGTACGTGGACGGTGTCCGCGAGGGTGTGCTGAGCGAGGAGAACAGCACTCTGGACGAGCCGGTGGCCGGGCCTGCGGAGGTCGAGCTGTGGGTGGAGTCCCTGGGCCGCGTCAACTACGGGCCGCGGCTCGGTGAGCCCAAGGGGATCACGGGCGGGGTGCAGCACGAACGGCAGTTCCTGCACGGTGTACGGGCCCGGGCGCTGCGGCTGGAGGCGTTCGAGGAGCCGGACGCGCTGGCCGCAGTGGCTTTCGGGAGCGTCGAGGGGGCCGGGCGTCCGGGGCTGTTCCGGGGGGAGTTCGAGGCCGCGGGGGTGGCCGGCACCGGGCATGCGGGGCTCGAACTGCCGGGCTGGACGCGCGGGTTCGTGTGGGTGAACGGCTTCTGCCTGGGACGCTACTGGTCGGCGGGGCCGCAACGGACGCTGTACGTGCCGGGGCCGGTGCTGCGGGAGGGCACCAACGAGGTGTGGGTGCTGGAACTGGAGGACGCGGGCGCGCCGTACGCCGAGCTGGGCCCGGGGGTGCCCGTCCGGACGGGCACCCCCGGGGAGGTTCAGGTGTGA
- a CDS encoding DEAD/DEAH box helicase, with product MTRSERQDRPARNRPSRGRGTAPAMATAKGSGKGSGKASPRRRATPPQGEFALPETMTPALPAVEAFAELDMPAALLKTLAAQGVTDPFPIQGATLPNSLAGRDILGRGRTGSGKTLAFGLALLARTGGRRAEPRAPLALVLVPTRELAQQVTDALTPYATAVNLRLATVVGGMSISKQSGTLRRGAEVLVATPGRLKDLIERGDCRLDQVAITVLDEADQMADMGFMPQVVALLKQVEPDGQRMLFSATLDKNIDRLVKMFLTDPVVHSVDPSAGAVTTMEHHVLHVADETDKKAVATRIAARDGRVIMFVDTKRGADRFAKRLLASGVRAAALHGGRSQPQRNRTLDQFKNGQVTALVATNVAARGIHVDDLDLVVNVDPPTDHKDYLHRGGRTARAGESGSVVTLVLPEEKREMTRLMADAGIAPRTTRIKSSDEELTRITGAREPSGVAIVIEVPQPTQPKARTRSGGAAAGGSAFRSGSRGRGRRGGAGQGGGAEGRGAGGSSRGAGAGGGRGGGEARGAGAGRSGAGRGGAAAGRGRRAA from the coding sequence TTCCGGCAAGGGATCCGGCAAGGCGTCGCCCCGTCGCAGGGCCACGCCGCCGCAGGGCGAATTCGCCCTGCCCGAAACCATGACCCCCGCACTGCCCGCCGTCGAGGCGTTCGCCGAGCTGGACATGCCCGCAGCCCTGCTGAAGACCCTTGCCGCGCAGGGCGTCACCGATCCGTTCCCGATCCAGGGCGCCACCCTGCCGAACTCGCTCGCCGGCCGGGACATCCTCGGCCGCGGCCGCACCGGCTCCGGCAAGACCCTCGCCTTCGGCCTCGCGCTGCTGGCCCGTACCGGCGGACGGCGCGCCGAGCCGCGCGCCCCGCTCGCGCTCGTCCTCGTGCCGACCCGCGAGCTCGCCCAGCAGGTCACCGACGCGCTGACGCCGTACGCCACGGCCGTGAACCTGCGCCTGGCCACCGTCGTCGGCGGCATGTCGATCAGCAAGCAGTCCGGCACGCTGCGCCGCGGCGCCGAGGTGCTCGTCGCCACTCCGGGCCGGCTGAAGGACCTCATCGAGCGTGGCGACTGCCGCCTCGACCAGGTCGCCATCACCGTCCTCGACGAGGCCGACCAGATGGCCGACATGGGCTTCATGCCGCAGGTCGTCGCGCTGCTCAAGCAGGTCGAGCCGGACGGTCAGCGGATGCTGTTCTCCGCGACGCTCGACAAGAACATCGACCGCCTGGTCAAGATGTTCCTGACGGACCCGGTCGTGCACTCGGTGGACCCGTCCGCGGGCGCGGTCACCACGATGGAGCACCATGTGCTGCACGTGGCCGACGAGACCGACAAGAAGGCCGTCGCCACCCGGATCGCCGCCCGTGACGGCCGGGTGATCATGTTCGTGGACACCAAGCGTGGCGCCGACCGCTTCGCCAAGCGGCTGCTGGCCAGCGGTGTACGGGCCGCCGCCCTGCACGGCGGGCGCTCGCAGCCGCAGCGCAACCGGACGCTGGACCAGTTCAAGAACGGTCAGGTCACCGCGCTCGTGGCGACGAACGTGGCGGCGCGCGGCATCCACGTCGACGACCTCGACCTGGTCGTGAACGTGGACCCGCCGACCGATCACAAGGACTATCTCCACCGCGGCGGGCGCACGGCGCGTGCCGGGGAGTCCGGCAGCGTCGTCACCCTGGTGCTGCCCGAGGAGAAGCGGGAGATGACCCGGCTGATGGCCGATGCGGGCATCGCCCCGCGGACCACCCGGATCAAGTCCAGCGACGAGGAGCTCACCCGGATCACCGGGGCCCGTGAGCCGTCCGGCGTCGCGATCGTCATCGAGGTCCCGCAGCCGACCCAGCCGAAGGCGCGTACCCGGTCGGGCGGGGCGGCGGCCGGTGGCTCCGCCTTCCGCTCGGGCAGCCGCGGCCGGGGCCGGCGCGGTGGTGCCGGACAGGGCGGCGGCGCCGAGGGCCGGGGCGCGGGCGGTTCTTCCCGTGGCGCCGGTGCGGGCGGTGGCCGTGGCGGCGGTGAGGCGCGTGGTGCCGGGGCCGGGCGTTCCGGGGCCGGACGCGGTGGTGCGGCGGCGGGACGTGGCCGCAGGGCCGCGTAG
- a CDS encoding S1 family peptidase: MKQLLRAVKRCSVIAAVVLAAVSLQPAGASAAPTPVVGGTRAAQGEFPFMVRLSMGCGGALYAKDIVLTAAHCVDGSGNNTSITATAGVVDLQSADAIKVKSTKVLQAPGYNGAGKDWALIKLAKPIDLPTLKIATSTTYNNGTFTIAGWGAATEGGGQQRHLLKATVPFVSDADCQAAYGSDLIPGEEICAGLIDTGGVDTCQGDSGGPMFRKDNAGAWIQVGIVSWGQGCAEPGYPGVYSEVSTFAAAIASAASTL, translated from the coding sequence TTGAAGCAGCTTCTGCGTGCGGTGAAAAGATGCTCCGTCATAGCCGCCGTGGTCCTCGCGGCCGTCAGCCTCCAGCCCGCCGGAGCCTCCGCGGCCCCCACCCCGGTCGTCGGCGGAACCCGCGCCGCCCAGGGCGAATTCCCGTTCATGGTCCGGCTGTCGATGGGCTGCGGCGGTGCCCTCTACGCCAAGGACATCGTCCTCACCGCCGCGCACTGCGTGGACGGCTCCGGCAACAACACCTCCATCACCGCCACCGCGGGCGTCGTCGACCTGCAGTCCGCCGATGCGATCAAGGTCAAGTCCACCAAGGTCCTCCAGGCCCCCGGCTACAACGGCGCGGGCAAGGACTGGGCACTGATCAAGCTCGCCAAGCCCATCGACCTGCCGACCCTGAAGATCGCCACCAGCACCACGTACAACAACGGCACCTTCACCATCGCCGGCTGGGGCGCCGCCACCGAGGGCGGCGGCCAGCAGCGCCATCTGCTGAAGGCCACCGTGCCGTTCGTCTCCGACGCCGACTGCCAGGCCGCCTACGGCAGCGATCTCATCCCCGGTGAGGAGATCTGCGCCGGGCTGATCGACACCGGTGGCGTGGACACCTGCCAGGGTGACTCCGGCGGCCCCATGTTCCGCAAGGACAACGCCGGAGCCTGGATCCAGGTGGGCATCGTCAGCTGGGGCCAGGGCTGCGCCGAGCCCGGCTACCCGGGTGTGTACAGCGAGGTCTCGACGTTCGCCGCCGCCATCGCCTCCGCGGCGTCGACGCTCTGA